From Scleropages formosus chromosome 25, fSclFor1.1, whole genome shotgun sequence, a single genomic window includes:
- the vwa1 gene encoding von Willebrand factor A domain-containing protein 1: MELRLALTWILAGVFLRARASHVNTVLNCCEGDVLFVLDSSGSVSSYEFSRMLAFLSELLQPFSLGPDQVQVGLLQVGTVPHLQFSFGSHSTQEGLQAALIDTQQLRGDTNTEAALKLAREEVMRPGRVHGAREGLPKVLVWVTDGLQPGAVEEPMAALRQDGVAVLAVSTGHGNYQVLRKVVTPPTSSHLYFVDVDDMSIITEQLRDAIVEIIRAERLQVRNVTAHSAVLHWRPILSAGTGYYNIRVGPVPQEEGADGATGGGSGTSPSTSGAEYQRVTRPGDAKHAELSRLRPGVTYRATLTPESKVMLLKPLTVTFTTLPEVLSPSVIMVSDSGSSSVRVSWGPLQVDAVQSYKVEYSPLPGGPVRMITVDRSQNSTLLTRLQPDTQYLVTVSAVHSSGQEKAMSVKVCTQEELLPLADLQLSPVGGDSVQVEWKGSAGTLQGYWVTWQGANGSGLTSSRYLPPDTLSTVLTQLPARARVCVSPVYRTARGDGLCCTASFLSDAPPRDYSYYSHS, encoded by the exons ATGGAGCTCAGGCTCGCGCTCACCTGGATTCTGGCGGGTGTGTTCCTGCGGGCGCGCGCCTCCCACGTGAACACAG TCCTGAACTGCTGCGAGGGGGACGTTCTGTTTGTGCTCGACTCCTCGGGCAGCGTCTCATCCTATGAGTTCTCTCGCATGCTGGCCTTCCTGTCTGAGCTGCTGCAGCCCTTCTCCTTGGGGCCTGACCAGGTGCAGGTGGGGCTCCTCCAGGTGGGCACTGTGCCCCACCTGCAGTTCAGCTTCGGCTCCCACAGCACCCAGGAGGGCCTGCAGGCGGCACTGATTGACACGCAGCAGCTGCGAGGGGACACCAACACGGAGGCAGCCCTGAAGCTGGCGCGGGAGGAGGTTATGAGGCCTGGTAGAGTGCATGGGGCCAGAGAGGGGCTCCCCAAGGTATTGGTGTGGGTCACTGATGGGCTGCAGCCAGGGGCAGTGGAGGAACCCATGGCAGCCCTTCGCCAGGATGGTGTTGCAGTGCTGGCAGTCTCCACGGGACACGGGAACTACCAGGTGCTGCGCAAGGTGGTGACCCCACCCACCAGCTCCCATTTGTACTTCGTGGACGTCGATGACATGAGCATCATCACTGAGCAGCTCAGAGATGCCATCGTCG AGATCATCCGGGCTGAGCGGCTGCAGGTTCGAAATGTGACTGCGCACAGTGCCGTCCTGCATTGGCGACCCATTCTGAGTGCTGGCACTGGGTACTACAACATCCGGGTCGGGCCAGTTCCACAAGAGGAAGGAGCAGATGGCGCTACGGGGGGCGGATCGGGCACCAGTCCCAGCACTAGTGGGGCCGAGTACCAGCGAGTGACCCGTCCGGGAGACGCTAAACATGCTGAGCTCAGCAGACTTCGGCCCGGGGTCACCTATAGGGCCACGCTGACACCGGAGTCCAAAGTGATGCTTTTGAAGCCTCTGACTGTCACCTTCACCACACTGCCTG AAGTGCTGAGCCCCTCGGTCATCATGGTTTCTGACTCGGGTTCGAGCAGCGTCAGAGTGAGCTGGGGGCCTCTGCAGGTGGATGCGGTGCAGAGCTACAAAGTCGAGTACTCCCCTCTGCCAGGGGGCCCCGTCCGCATGATCACTGTCGACCGGAGTCAGAACTCCACCCTGCTGACCCGGCTGCAGCCCGACACACAGTACTTAGTCACTGTGAGTGCAGTGCATTCGTCTGGCCAAGAGAAAGCGATGTCTGTCAAGGTCTGCACCCAGGAAG AGCTTCTCCCACTGGCCGACCTGCAGCTGAGCCCCGTGGGTGGCGACTCGGTCCAAGTGGAATGGAAGGGCAGTGCCGGTACCCTCCAGGGTTACTGGGTCACCTGGCAGGGGGCCAATGGCTCTGGTCTCACCTCCTCCCGCTATTTGCCACCAGACACACTCTCCACAGTGCTCACACAACTGCCCGCCCGCgctcgcgtgtgtgtgtctcccgtGTACAGGACCGCACGAGGGGACGGCCTCTGCTGCACAGCCTCATTTCTCTCAG ACGCACCACCACGGGATTACAGCTATTACAGCCACTCTTAA